From Salvia splendens isolate huo1 chromosome 3, SspV2, whole genome shotgun sequence, a single genomic window includes:
- the LOC121793613 gene encoding uncharacterized protein At5g19025-like — protein MRHLHHFITAMAPSSSLKKTPIPKTPSPHPLNSSNCPSLCRHSPSATLDLLIFILVLFSGAFLIVSCFSYLFQSLSLILPPFSTVAAHFQRHFASNPQSQLIIFTLFVVSFVGFVVFFEICCGHRSRRCERKGCRGQKKAMEFDLQLQGEELLRAGEGNKAVRDVNELPWKGGGDDNPDYECLRAELRKMAPPNGRAVLLFRDKCGCPVAKLEGWGPKRGRRHKKSLSLAVGGEQR, from the exons ATGCGCCATCTCCACCACTTCATCACCGCCATGGCCCCTTCCTCCTCCCTCAAAAAAACCCCAATTCCCAAAACCCCCTCACCCCACCCCCTAAATTCCTCAAATTGCCCCTCCCTCTGCCGCCACTCCCCCTCCGCCACCCTCGACCTACTCATCTTCATCCTCGTCCTCTTCTCCGGCGCCTTCTTAATCGTCTCCTGCTTCTCCTACCTCTTccagtctctctctctcatccttCCCCCCTTCTCCACCGTGGCCGCGCATTTCCAGCGCCATTTCGCCTCTAATCCGCAGTCGCAGCTGATCATCTTCACGCTATTCGTCGTCTCCTTCGTCGGCTTCGTTGTCTTCTTCGAGATCTGCTGCGGGCACAGATCGAGAAGGTGCGAGAGGAAAGGGTGTAGAGGGCAGAAGAAGGCGATGGAGTTCGATTTGCAGCTGCAGGGAGAGGAGCTGCTCCGCGCTGGCGAAGGGAATAAGGCGGTGAGAGATGTGAATGAGCTGCCGTGGAAAGGGGGCGGCGACGATAACCCTGATTACGAGTGCCTAAGGGCGGAGCTGAGAAAAATGGCGCCACCTAACGGCCGTGCCGTGCTACTCTTTCGCGACAAATGTGGCTGCCCCGTTGCCAAGCTCGAAGGCTGGGGGCCGAAACGCGGCCGGCGCCACAAGAA GAGTCTGTCTCTTGCTGTTGGAGGAGAACAAAGGTGA